Proteins co-encoded in one Salvia splendens isolate huo1 chromosome 4, SspV2, whole genome shotgun sequence genomic window:
- the LOC121799729 gene encoding ankyrin repeat-containing protein At5g02620-like gives MVIDSAEKKLYDAAAEGNTATVRNLLQNDPFLLKKASFANTKETLLHVAAAGGYVDIASILVGKAPDMCWSRDGNGMNPIHVAAVNGREEVLKVLVKKDEFAAMERLDRGETVLHLCVKHRQVAALRVLVSMLGGFVCAEDDAGETVLHLAVRYKQLEMIRYLTKSTKIDKKSKNSKGETPLQILKQHISYSGSDRETVEIKQLLRSPSHSSQIPPADWLSKKRDSIMVVAVLIATMAFQAAVSPTGGVWQDDTTDHKAGEAVMAYKDPRIYRNFMRSNTVAFVTSLSVILLLIMGLPFKYRFFMWALVLIMWVSVTAVGVTYGASIMVATPVIHKDSLSSVIQIAIIAWVGLMSLLLVVNTIRHLYRKLRDSGRELPSWVKPTFC, from the exons ATGGTGATAGATTCAGCTGAGAAGAAGCTGTATGATGCTGCAGCAGAAGGGAACACAGCAACAGTCCGAAACCTTCTTCAAAATGATCCATTTCTTCTCAAAAAAGCCTCATTTGCTAACACTAAGGAAACCCTCTTACACGTGGCAGCAGCCGGTGGGTACGTGGACATTGCGTCTATACTGGTCGGAAAGGCCCCAGACATGTGCTGGTCACGTGACGGAAACGGCATGAACCCTATTCATGTGGCGGCCGTGAACGGGCGCGAGGAAGTCCTGAAAGTGCTTGTGAAGAAGGATGAGTTTGCTGCGATGGAGCGGTTGGACCGCGGAGAGACCGTGTTGCACCTGTGCGTGAAACATCGTCAGGTCGCAGCTTTGAGGGTTTTGGTGAGTATGTTGGGTGGGTTTGTGTGTGCAGAGGATGATGCTGGGGAGACTGTGTTGCATTTGGCTGTTAGATACAAACAACTTGAG ATGATTCGATACTTGACGAAATCCACCAAGATCGACAAGAAATCAAAGAACTCCAAAGGCGAAACGCCCTTACAAATCCTGAAGCAACACATCTCCTATTCCGGATCCGACCGTGAAACCGTCGAAATCAAACAGTTGCTCCGGTCTCCATCCCACTCCTCCCAAATCCCACCGGCGGACTGGCTGAGCAAGAAGCGCGACTCCATCATGGTGGTGGCGGTCCTGATCGCCACCATGGCATTCCAGGCAGCCGTCAGCCCCACCGGCGGCGTGTGGCAGGACGACACGACCGACCACAAGGCCGGGGAGGCCGTGATGGCCTACAAAGACCCGCGCATTTACCGCAACTTCATGCGCTCCAACACGGTGGCGTTTGTGACGTCACTCAGCGTCATACTGCTTCTGATTATGGGCTTGCCATTCAAGTACAGATTCTTCATGTGGGCCCTCGTGCTGATCATGTGGGTCTCCGTCACCGCCGTCGGAGTCACCTATGGAGCTTCGATTATGGTGGCGACTCCTGTGATTCATAAGGATTCGCTCAGCAGCGTGATCCAGATAGCCATCATTGCGTGGGTCGGGCTGATGTCGCTCCTGCTCGTCGTCAACACTATCCGGCATCTTTACCGGAAATTGAGGGACTCCGGACGTGAACTTCCGTCGTGGGTAAAGCCCACTTTTTGCTAA